Within the Bacillus pumilus genome, the region AGTATAATGAACATTACGACTTGATCAATTGTATTGTTCTGCACATTCCATATGAATCCCCGAATCTACAAGTAGACATTCATCTGAAATTCACCAATGTCTCTTCTGTTAAAATCGAAGATTTGGAGTTAACAAACGATTCCTATCTTTTTTTGAACATTCAACTTTTGGATAGAGGCTGGGAATATTTGAATTACTTTGTTGAAGACTATGAAGAACAGTATTTTTCTTTTTATTGTCAAACGGTTCAAGTCATACAAGTCGTATCAAATGAATCGGGCTAGTCTATCATCATATGTGCTAATCATGCTTCTTCATTCCAACACAGAAAGGTGCAATGACATTGAATCGAATCATGAAATGGCTCTTATTTGCGGCGGTCATCGCTGGATTATTGGTATGCGCATTCTTTGTGTTCCGTTTCAACCAGCCTAAGCCGACGACAAACATCCATTATGCAGACACACAAAACAAACAGCAAACACTCGATATGTACATGCCAAAGGGCAAAGATGAAGACAAAAAGAAGAAGCATCCAGTCATGATCTATCTCCATGGCGGCGGCTGGACGGGCGGCGATAAGAATAGAGTCGCTTCAAAGGCTGATTATTTTACTAGTCAAGGGTATGTGTTTGTTTCAATGAATTACAGGCTTCACCCTGATGCCAACTACGAACAGATGGCAGATGATACGGCAAACGCCATTAAATGGGTGAAGGATCATGCGGATGAATATCAAATCGATTCATCAAAAATCAATGTTATGGGTCACTCAGCGGGCGGTCATTTGACGGCGCTGGTTGCCACAGATTCGACCTACTTAAAACGTGTGGGGCTGTCGCCAAAAACAATCAATTCCATTGTTGTTCTAGACGGACCGTTAAACCTCAATCAATTTATACAAGCTATCCCATCGTACAAAAAAGTCTTTGGCAAACAGGAGGAGAACTGGACAAAGGCATCACCTGTCACTTATATGAATCAAAAGAATGTACCTCCTGTCTATTTGGTTACAGGCTGGGAAAATCCTGAGGTGTACCGATTTGCAGAAAAACTGAACCATGATAAAGGGTCTAAGTTTGTCTTTCGGGTCCATTCGCTGAGCCATAGTGACTTGAATAAATGGTTTGGATCAGACAGAGCACCGAATGAAGCACAGGATATGACAAAGGCAGTAATGACATTTTTAGATTTATACAATCACTCACGATAGAAATGTTAAGCAATTTAGCAATATTATATTTAAAATGTTAGAGAGTAAAGTAACTAGTAAATCAAAGTGTTATTTATTCAATAAATGTGATTTTATAATAGTTAAAACAGCTTACTTTAATAGTAGGCTGTTTTTTATTAATAGAAAGTAAGTATAAAACAGCTTTGTTTGATAAATTAAATACCCATTTATTTAAAAGGGTATTTTGGATACTTATAAATTGTGTGTGTTAGAAAATAAATAGTAGTAAATAATCATTTTAAGGTAAAAACATCTTTTTTTTCCAAATTAGATATAATAAGTGTTAGAATATTTTGTGAGCCATTAGTTTAATTTTGAATATGTATAAGAGTATTATTCCCTATAGTCTTTGGGAGAAAAAAGTTTATATTAACTAGGCATAAAACTATATCATAATTTTTATATAACTGTGAGGAGAATATAAATGAAAATGAATTATAAAAATAAACAAAAAAAATTTAACCACTATATTAATGCATCAAATCAAAAAATTAAAGAGTATGAAGAATTTATATTTCACTTTGATAAAGATATGATCAATAAATTTAACTCTTTATCAAAAAAATTAGAGGTTGAATATAAGGTTTTATTTCACACTGTTTGGTTTATACTTTTAAATAAACTGATAGAGTTAGATGAGATATATGTTAGCTCTATTGATGTTTCTTCACCTGTTGAAAATAATTATAGTAGCGCAGCTATAAATTTAAAATTCGATAAAGTACTAACTTTTTCAGACTTATTATTAAAAGTTGATTGCAATAAACAATCAGAGGTTGGATTAAGTAGTAGTAATAATAGTAATAGATATTTGATCTTTTTTTGTGAAAAAGAGGGTTATTTACCACAAGAAATAGATGGCTTTTTTAACAATGATTTAGTTTGCTCTGTTATTGATCTATTTACAGTAAGGCTTACTTATAATGTTGGAGTATATAATAATTTCTATGTTTCTAATCTATTAAATTATTTGATTAATATTATTGATCAACTTAATATTGATCCCGATATACTTCTTGGAGAAGTTGAAATTGTATTAGAGTTGGAGAAAAATAATATATTGACGAAGTTTAATGGGACTAAAGTGATGTTTCCACAAGATGAAACGCTTCATTTTCAGTTTGAAGAACAAGTTAAGAAATCTCCTGAAACAAAAGCTGTTGTATTTGAAGAAAATGAATTAACTTATCAAGAGTTAAACGAGAGAGCGAATCAACTAGCCTATAAGTTGAGAGAAAAAGGAGTAACGCGAGAAGATTTTATTGGCATTATGACAGAACGATCAGTTGAGATGATTGTGGGGATATTAGGTGTACTAAAAGCAGGTGGAGCTTATTTACCTCTCGACCCTACTTATCCAAGTGAACGAATTGAGTATATGCTTCAGGACAGTGGTGCGAAATATGTATTGACCCATGAAAATATAAGCGTTCCAGAAACATTTTCTGGCGAAATTGTGAAAATTGATGATTTGGCTTTAACAGAGAATCCTAGAACGAATCTCGAAGAGATTAATGAGTCCACAGATTTAGCCTATCTTATCTATACTTCTGGAACTACTGGAAAACCTAAAGGTGTTATGGTGGAACATAAAAGTGTAAGCAATTTTTGTTTAATGGGTGAGACTTTTGGTATTTCATCAGGCAGC harbors:
- a CDS encoding alpha/beta hydrolase — protein: MTLNRIMKWLLFAAVIAGLLVCAFFVFRFNQPKPTTNIHYADTQNKQQTLDMYMPKGKDEDKKKKHPVMIYLHGGGWTGGDKNRVASKADYFTSQGYVFVSMNYRLHPDANYEQMADDTANAIKWVKDHADEYQIDSSKINVMGHSAGGHLTALVATDSTYLKRVGLSPKTINSIVVLDGPLNLNQFIQAIPSYKKVFGKQEENWTKASPVTYMNQKNVPPVYLVTGWENPEVYRFAEKLNHDKGSKFVFRVHSLSHSDLNKWFGSDRAPNEAQDMTKAVMTFLDLYNHSR